A genomic window from Paenibacillus sp. FSL K6-0276 includes:
- the murB gene encoding UDP-N-acetylmuramate dehydrogenase produces the protein MNIDKIQDDLQKLMTTGIVKSHENLKDHVYTKMGGKADILAAPATYEEIQKIVTYAEQNGITLTVLGNGSNVIIRDGGVRGIVLQTAGLTEMGIRDNLFYAQCGAKIIDVSRYALDMELTGLEFACGIPGTVGGALYMNAGAYGGEVKDVLHSALAITKTGQLVTLQGDELQWGYRKSVFASGEYIVLEANFAMTSGDALTIKAKMDELTYLRESKQPLEYPSCGSVFKRPPGRFAGQLIQESGLQGTRIGGAEVSKKHAGFIVNADNATASDYIGLIHHVRATVKDKFGVELETEVEIIGEE, from the coding sequence ATGAATATTGACAAAATTCAAGATGACCTGCAAAAGCTAATGACTACAGGAATAGTGAAGAGTCATGAGAACTTAAAAGATCACGTGTACACCAAAATGGGCGGAAAAGCTGATATTTTGGCAGCACCAGCTACTTATGAGGAAATACAAAAGATCGTTACATATGCTGAACAGAATGGGATAACCCTTACGGTACTTGGGAACGGCTCCAATGTGATTATTCGTGATGGTGGTGTGCGTGGTATTGTTCTGCAAACGGCAGGACTAACCGAAATGGGAATTCGCGACAATCTCTTCTATGCTCAGTGCGGTGCCAAAATAATTGATGTTTCCAGATATGCACTGGATATGGAGCTTACGGGTCTTGAGTTCGCCTGTGGCATTCCTGGAACAGTTGGTGGAGCGCTTTACATGAACGCGGGGGCTTATGGCGGAGAAGTAAAAGATGTGCTGCATAGTGCGCTGGCTATAACTAAGACCGGACAATTGGTTACTCTACAAGGCGATGAACTGCAATGGGGTTACAGAAAAAGCGTGTTCGCAAGCGGCGAGTATATCGTTCTTGAGGCCAACTTTGCTATGACTTCCGGTGATGCATTGACCATCAAGGCTAAAATGGATGAATTAACTTATTTGCGTGAATCGAAGCAGCCACTTGAGTATCCATCTTGTGGTAGTGTGTTTAAACGTCCTCCAGGTCGGTTTGCAGGTCAGTTAATTCAAGAGAGTGGCTTACAGGGAACAAGAATCGGTGGTGCTGAGGTATCCAAGAAGCATGCAGGGTTTATTGTAAATGCAGATAATGCAACTGCCAGCGATTACATTGGGCTAATTCACCATGTAAGAGCGACTGTGAAAGATAAATTCGGAGTGGAGCTAGAAACTGAAGTGGAGATCATTGGAGAAGAGTAA
- the queC gene encoding 7-cyano-7-deazaguanine synthase QueC, which translates to MNKKALVVFSGGQDSTTCLVWALKQFEEVQVVTFNYNQRHAAEIEVATEIAAKFNVKQHILDLGLLNQLAPNALTRQDIDIVAGEGDELPSTFVDGRNLLFLSFAAILAKQLDYSHIVTGVCQTDFSGYPDCRDVFVKSLNVTLNLSMDYEFAIHTPLMWLDKKETWKMADELGYFDYVCEHTLTCYNGIIGSGCGTCPACLLRQRGLEQYEAERTEVGS; encoded by the coding sequence ATGAATAAAAAAGCACTCGTTGTATTCAGCGGCGGACAAGATAGCACGACTTGCCTAGTTTGGGCTTTGAAGCAATTTGAGGAAGTGCAGGTAGTTACCTTCAATTATAATCAACGTCATGCGGCCGAAATCGAAGTTGCAACGGAAATAGCCGCTAAGTTTAATGTAAAACAACATATTCTTGATTTAGGGTTGCTTAACCAGCTTGCGCCGAATGCACTTACCCGTCAGGATATTGATATCGTTGCTGGCGAAGGCGATGAGCTTCCTAGTACGTTTGTGGACGGACGAAATCTGCTGTTTTTATCTTTTGCAGCGATATTGGCGAAGCAGTTGGACTATTCCCATATTGTCACTGGTGTCTGCCAAACGGACTTTAGTGGGTATCCGGACTGCCGTGATGTTTTTGTAAAATCATTGAATGTTACGTTGAATTTATCTATGGACTATGAGTTTGCGATACACACTCCTTTGATGTGGCTGGATAAAAAAGAAACGTGGAAGATGGCCGATGAACTGGGTTATTTTGATTATGTTTGCGAGCACACACTGACCTGTTATAACGGTATTATTGGCAGTGGTTGTGGAACTTGTCCGGCTTGTCTATTACGTCAGCGTGGTCTTGAGCAATATGAGGCGGAGAGAACGGAGGTCGGTTCTTAA
- a CDS encoding ABC transporter permease, which yields MSYPLWKLFKHECKDILRNPATVILIFLPIFMAKVIITVVDKSGLDFMLLSTWILFAQVMVGIMITGPGLIEERESKTFDALLITPLSRDQIIAAKGGAVLVCSLFSQMIVFVITKGISDLLPMLLYMVFGGIIFVQVRIIIGLKVSSSKNGSAISSVFMVVFFLVASVYVALPEWTYPIFTVLPSIEIVENLNSILNGEGLLLVESLLLLLWIVVLSVWIWKTGKE from the coding sequence TTGAGTTATCCATTATGGAAGCTATTTAAGCATGAATGTAAGGATATACTTCGTAATCCAGCGACTGTGATTTTAATTTTTTTACCTATATTTATGGCTAAGGTAATCATCACAGTAGTAGACAAGAGTGGTCTTGATTTCATGCTTCTTTCTACTTGGATATTGTTTGCGCAAGTAATGGTAGGGATAATGATTACCGGCCCAGGATTAATTGAGGAGCGAGAAAGTAAGACTTTTGATGCGCTGTTGATCACACCCTTAAGCAGAGATCAGATCATTGCTGCTAAGGGCGGAGCAGTGCTTGTCTGCTCATTATTTTCTCAAATGATTGTGTTTGTAATAACCAAAGGGATCAGCGATTTATTACCTATGCTTTTGTATATGGTATTTGGTGGAATTATTTTTGTACAAGTCAGAATTATCATTGGATTAAAGGTAAGTTCCTCCAAGAATGGTTCAGCCATCAGCTCCGTATTTATGGTTGTTTTTTTCTTGGTAGCTTCTGTGTACGTCGCTCTTCCGGAATGGACCTATCCGATCTTTACCGTTCTGCCAAGTATTGAAATCGTTGAGAATTTGAACAGTATTCTTAATGGAGAAGGATTATTGCTCGTAGAAAGTCTGCTCTTGCTCTTGTGGATTGTGGTGCTTTCGGTCTGGATTTGGAAGACGGGTAAAGAGTAG
- a CDS encoding ABC transporter ATP-binding protein yields MIQLTEVSKYYQERCVVDRITFTVEKGEVFGFLGPNGAGKTTTMRMMTGLLQPTTGEILINDMNILQHKKEIHAQIGVVFELPNLYMRCSIRDNLELFADLYGLPVKRVNEVMETLQLLDKEKAKVSSLSKGWKKRVLIARALLHKPQVLFLDEPTSGLDPNSASLIRNHIKRIQEEGTTIVLTTHDMHEAEELSDRVGIMHAGALVALDEPHRLKSIYGKPEIEVKYQLDREVVMESWLIAKESTKDHIYQLMSTNQILSMHSKEASLADVFAALTGSELS; encoded by the coding sequence TTGATTCAGCTAACCGAGGTCTCAAAGTATTATCAAGAGAGGTGTGTGGTTGATCGAATTACGTTCACGGTGGAGAAGGGAGAGGTCTTTGGATTCCTAGGTCCTAATGGTGCTGGGAAAACAACAACAATGCGCATGATGACGGGTCTTCTTCAGCCTACAACAGGTGAAATATTAATTAATGACATGAATATTTTACAGCATAAAAAAGAAATCCATGCCCAAATTGGCGTTGTTTTCGAGCTTCCCAATCTGTATATGCGTTGTTCTATCCGAGATAATCTGGAACTGTTTGCTGATCTGTATGGTTTACCCGTAAAGCGAGTGAATGAAGTGATGGAGACCCTCCAACTGTTAGACAAGGAAAAAGCTAAGGTGAGTAGCTTGTCCAAAGGTTGGAAGAAGCGCGTCCTAATCGCCAGAGCATTATTACATAAGCCCCAAGTGTTGTTTTTAGATGAGCCTACCAGTGGATTAGATCCAAATTCAGCTTCACTCATTCGTAATCACATCAAGAGAATTCAAGAAGAAGGCACAACCATTGTCTTAACGACACATGATATGCACGAAGCAGAGGAATTAAGCGATAGAGTGGGTATTATGCATGCTGGCGCATTGGTGGCACTCGATGAACCTCATAGACTTAAGTCCATTTATGGTAAACCAGAAATTGAAGTTAAATATCAACTGGATAGGGAAGTTGTTATGGAATCCTGGCTGATAGCGAAAGAATCTACAAAAGATCATATTTATCAGCTAATGTCTACTAATCAAATCTTAAGTATGCACAGTAAAGAGGCTTCACTGGCAGATGTATTCGCTGCCCTGACGGGAAGTGAGTTAAGTTGA
- a CDS encoding iron ABC transporter permease, whose product MPKFTLTPYEKERRTRGMTVLSLLAILIIVVFIVSMNTGFMRLSPLEVLHTLMGDGTHQQKLILFDFRLPRIVISLLVGAGFAVSGCILQSLSRNALAEPATLGINAGAGFAVIIFISFFPATTAAPVFVLPLLALGGASLTAALIYILAYRKDDGLSPTRLILIGIAVAAGINAVQLVLSLRLDPNNYQFVATWIAGKIWGGDWRFVLALLPWIVILLPFSFYKARILNVLNLGDHTSLGLGMRLEKERILLLVTAVALAGSCVAVSGGIGFVGLIAPHLARRLVGPRHQVLLPACALTGALLMITADTIGRWVLQPAEVPTGIVVAIIGAPYFLYLLAKSKA is encoded by the coding sequence ATGCCTAAATTTACCCTAACTCCGTACGAAAAAGAACGCCGAACACGAGGAATGACAGTGTTATCGCTGCTTGCTATATTGATCATCGTAGTATTTATCGTCAGCATGAATACTGGGTTTATGCGTCTGTCACCACTAGAAGTACTACATACTCTAATGGGTGATGGAACACATCAGCAAAAGCTTATTTTATTTGATTTCAGATTACCACGTATAGTAATTTCATTGTTAGTCGGAGCAGGCTTTGCAGTTTCTGGATGTATCCTACAGAGCCTATCGCGTAACGCACTTGCTGAACCAGCTACGCTGGGAATAAATGCTGGAGCTGGTTTTGCGGTGATCATCTTTATCTCCTTCTTTCCCGCAACAACAGCAGCACCCGTATTTGTACTCCCGCTATTAGCGCTTGGTGGAGCTAGCTTAACCGCAGCCCTAATCTATATACTTGCTTATCGGAAAGATGATGGTCTGTCCCCTACGCGGCTGATACTCATCGGGATTGCAGTCGCTGCAGGAATCAATGCAGTTCAACTTGTTTTGTCTTTAAGGCTTGATCCTAATAACTATCAGTTTGTAGCTACGTGGATCGCTGGAAAAATATGGGGTGGAGATTGGAGATTCGTTCTTGCTCTACTACCCTGGATAGTGATTCTATTGCCGTTCTCTTTCTATAAAGCACGGATACTTAATGTATTAAATCTTGGTGATCATACCTCATTAGGACTTGGAATGCGATTGGAAAAGGAACGCATCCTGCTTCTTGTTACAGCTGTAGCCCTTGCTGGCTCTTGCGTCGCTGTAAGTGGTGGTATTGGCTTCGTCGGTCTAATCGCTCCTCATCTGGCGCGTAGGCTTGTAGGCCCCAGACATCAAGTGTTGTTACCTGCATGTGCTTTGACAGGGGCACTGCTTATGATTACCGCCGATACGATCGGAAGATGGGTGTTACAACCTGCGGAAGTACCAACAGGTATCGTGGTTGCGATCATTGGCGCACCTTACTTTTTATATTTGCTCGCCAAATCAAAAGCGTAA
- a CDS encoding ABC transporter ATP-binding protein — MSERLNTKELSIGYAEATIVKGLNLSIPTGKITALVGANGSGKSTILRTMARIMKPKSGSVMLDGKSLHNFSTKEVARQLAILPQNPTAPDGLTVSELVSYGRFPHQKGFGTMTAEDRSIISNAISVTGMEPFHDRPIDRLSGGQRQRAWIAMALAQETDILFLDEPTTFLDMAHQLEVLQLLQKLNEEEGRTIIMVVHDLNHATRYAQHMVAIKSGSVISEGSPTEVMTPDVLREVFGIEADIVPDPRTGVPLCLPYELAAYKAV, encoded by the coding sequence ATGTCAGAACGTTTAAATACAAAAGAGTTAAGTATTGGGTATGCGGAAGCTACAATAGTTAAAGGATTGAACTTGTCCATTCCAACAGGGAAAATTACAGCGCTTGTTGGAGCGAACGGTTCCGGTAAATCAACAATCCTCAGAACCATGGCGCGGATTATGAAACCTAAGAGCGGTAGCGTGATGCTGGACGGCAAATCGCTCCATAATTTCTCTACAAAAGAGGTCGCTCGGCAGCTTGCGATTTTACCGCAAAACCCGACGGCTCCTGATGGTTTGACGGTGTCTGAGCTGGTTAGCTATGGCCGTTTCCCACATCAAAAAGGGTTCGGCACGATGACAGCAGAGGATCGTAGTATTATTTCCAACGCTATTTCCGTCACTGGAATGGAGCCTTTCCATGATCGACCGATTGATCGTCTTTCTGGGGGACAACGTCAGCGTGCTTGGATCGCTATGGCATTGGCACAAGAGACAGACATACTATTCCTAGACGAGCCAACAACATTTCTTGATATGGCCCATCAGCTTGAAGTGCTTCAACTTCTACAAAAACTGAATGAGGAAGAGGGACGTACGATTATCATGGTGGTTCACGATCTAAATCATGCTACTCGCTATGCGCAGCATATGGTAGCTATTAAGTCCGGTAGTGTAATTAGTGAAGGCTCCCCTACTGAAGTCATGACACCAGATGTGCTTCGCGAAGTATTTGGAATTGAAGCAGATATTGTTCCTGATCCACGTACGGGTGTGCCGTTGTGTCTTCCTTACGAACTTGCTGCGTATAAAGCAGTGTAA
- a CDS encoding iron ABC transporter permease, translating to MNQETEKALHSRPAAAISIIIFGLVTIAFGLALSVSLGAADIKLATVWEAIFRFNPDLQQHQVIRELRLPRAIAGALVGACFAVAGAIMQGMTRNPLADSGLLGLNAGAGVALALVFAFAPSLSFTSLMLFCFIGAAVASLIVFGIGSISYSGLTPLRLTLAGSAVSALLVAISQGVAILFNLSQDIAFWLAGGMGGASWTQIKIIFPWVVVALIAALMLSRSVTLLSLGKEVAVGLGQRTRLVQIACMIVVVILAGSAVSTVGPVAFVGLIIPHVTRYLVGVDYRWIIPCSAILGSLLIIFADIAARMINAPYETPLGALIALIGVPFFIYLASKRKGEL from the coding sequence ATGAATCAAGAAACGGAAAAAGCTTTACATTCACGGCCAGCAGCTGCTATCAGTATCATCATTTTTGGCCTTGTTACCATAGCCTTTGGACTGGCACTTTCAGTCTCCCTAGGTGCGGCAGATATTAAGTTAGCCACGGTATGGGAAGCCATATTTCGATTTAATCCAGATCTTCAGCAGCATCAAGTGATTAGAGAACTACGATTACCTCGTGCTATAGCTGGTGCCTTGGTCGGTGCTTGCTTTGCAGTAGCGGGGGCTATCATGCAGGGAATGACACGGAACCCACTTGCGGATTCAGGTCTGCTCGGATTAAATGCAGGGGCGGGTGTAGCGCTGGCATTAGTGTTTGCTTTTGCACCTTCGCTTTCTTTCACTTCTCTCATGTTGTTTTGCTTTATCGGTGCAGCTGTAGCCTCATTGATCGTGTTCGGAATAGGGTCTATCTCCTATAGTGGCCTAACACCCTTACGGTTGACTCTCGCAGGCTCTGCAGTCAGTGCACTGCTAGTCGCCATTAGTCAAGGCGTAGCAATCCTCTTCAACTTATCTCAAGACATAGCTTTCTGGTTAGCTGGTGGAATGGGAGGGGCAAGCTGGACTCAGATAAAAATTATATTCCCTTGGGTTGTGGTGGCATTAATCGCAGCCCTGATGTTATCTCGATCGGTCACGTTACTTAGCTTAGGAAAGGAAGTGGCAGTTGGACTGGGGCAGCGGACCAGATTAGTACAGATAGCTTGTATGATTGTTGTAGTCATTCTAGCAGGAAGTGCAGTCTCGACCGTTGGGCCTGTTGCTTTTGTAGGACTTATCATTCCGCATGTTACCCGTTACTTGGTCGGTGTAGATTACCGTTGGATTATTCCTTGCTCGGCAATCCTTGGGAGCTTATTGATTATATTTGCGGACATTGCCGCTAGAATGATTAATGCACCTTATGAGACCCCGTTGGGAGCTTTAATCGCCTTAATAGGTGTACCATTCTTTATTTACTTGGCGAGCAAACGGAAGGGGGAGCTATAA
- the queE gene encoding 7-carboxy-7-deazaguanine synthase QueE, protein MSKIPVIEMFGPTIQGEGAVIGVKTMFVRTYGCDYRCGWCDSAFTWDGTAKDKVRMMEAVEIMNELLALAGDNFDCVTISGGNPTLIGEGMGTFINLLHERGIKAAIETQGSKWQEWFNDVDVLTISPKPPSSGMTTNWEMLDNIMRRMENLGRSTHSLKVVVFDDRDFDYAKEIHQRYPDVQLFLQPGNDDVTEEGNISSRLLGRLEWLFNKVIEDPNMNRVRVLPQLHALIWHNKRGK, encoded by the coding sequence GTGAGTAAGATTCCCGTAATTGAAATGTTCGGTCCCACCATTCAAGGTGAAGGTGCGGTAATTGGGGTGAAGACGATGTTTGTCCGCACCTATGGCTGCGATTACCGCTGCGGCTGGTGTGACTCCGCTTTTACCTGGGATGGTACTGCTAAGGATAAGGTTCGAATGATGGAAGCGGTTGAAATCATGAATGAACTATTAGCTTTAGCTGGGGATAATTTCGACTGTGTTACGATTTCAGGCGGTAATCCTACCTTGATTGGTGAAGGAATGGGTACTTTCATTAACCTGCTACATGAGCGAGGAATAAAAGCCGCTATAGAAACTCAGGGCAGTAAATGGCAGGAATGGTTCAATGACGTGGATGTGCTGACCATCAGTCCGAAGCCACCAAGCTCAGGGATGACGACGAATTGGGAGATGCTAGATAACATCATGCGTAGGATGGAGAATCTGGGACGTTCCACGCATAGCTTAAAGGTCGTTGTGTTTGATGATAGGGATTTTGATTATGCAAAAGAGATCCACCAGCGATATCCGGATGTGCAGCTCTTTCTGCAGCCGGGTAATGATGATGTCACGGAAGAGGGTAACATTTCTTCTCGACTTCTGGGAAGGCTGGAGTGGCTGTTTAATAAAGTAATCGAGGACCCAAATATGAATAGAGTGCGTGTACTTCCACAGTTACATGCTTTAATCTGGCATAATAAGCGAGGCAAGTAA
- a CDS encoding iron-hydroxamate ABC transporter substrate-binding protein, with protein MFSFNRKRFGSMKLTMIGLMVMVLFLSACGNNNSGNSSNAGTEPTTAPTAEATEAPAAPRTLTDAMGHEVTIPANPQRVLGSYLEDSLVTLGVTPVAQWSVPNGVQDYLSTELKDVPTISYDLPLEAVTSFAPDLILIPSESSVQNGIYDQLNKIAPTYVIGDELNQDWRKSLLKIGEILNKTPEAEKAIKDYENKAAAAKEKLSGAIGQESVAILWLVQKNFYIVDETRSSGAVLYTDLGVTLPNLVTEIPARTRATWNPISLEKLSELTADHIFLVNSDKSEGSEILDSAIWKGIPAVKAGNVHEMSSASSWLYSGANAGTKIIDDVLENLVK; from the coding sequence ATGTTTTCGTTTAACAGAAAAAGATTTGGAAGCATGAAATTAACGATGATCGGATTAATGGTGATGGTGCTATTTTTATCCGCTTGCGGTAATAATAATTCCGGAAACTCTTCAAACGCAGGAACAGAGCCAACGACAGCGCCTACGGCTGAAGCCACAGAAGCTCCCGCAGCGCCTAGAACGTTAACTGATGCAATGGGACATGAAGTGACTATTCCGGCCAATCCACAACGTGTGCTGGGTTCTTATTTAGAAGATTCTTTGGTAACACTAGGGGTAACTCCAGTTGCACAATGGTCAGTGCCTAATGGTGTTCAGGATTATCTGTCTACTGAATTGAAGGATGTTCCTACGATCAGCTACGACCTTCCGCTGGAGGCTGTAACCAGCTTTGCGCCGGATCTAATTCTCATTCCATCAGAGTCTTCTGTACAGAATGGCATTTATGATCAATTGAATAAGATTGCGCCTACTTATGTTATTGGGGATGAATTAAATCAAGATTGGCGTAAATCGCTGCTTAAGATCGGTGAAATTCTGAACAAGACCCCTGAAGCAGAGAAAGCCATTAAAGATTATGAAAATAAAGCGGCTGCAGCGAAAGAAAAGCTTAGTGGAGCTATTGGACAAGAGTCTGTGGCGATTTTATGGTTGGTGCAAAAGAACTTCTATATTGTAGACGAAACTCGCAGCAGTGGAGCTGTGTTGTATACAGATCTTGGAGTCACTCTTCCTAACCTAGTCACAGAGATTCCAGCAAGAACAAGAGCAACTTGGAATCCTATTTCACTTGAAAAGTTGTCTGAGTTGACAGCTGATCATATTTTCTTGGTGAACAGTGATAAATCTGAGGGTTCAGAAATCTTGGATAGTGCAATCTGGAAAGGCATTCCGGCTGTAAAAGCTGGAAACGTACATGAAATGAGCTCAGCAAGCAGCTGGCTATACAGTGGTGCGAATGCTGGCACCAAAATCATTGACGATGTATTGGAAAACCTTGTGAAATAA
- a CDS encoding 6-carboxytetrahydropterin synthase yields the protein MLNEVSVCKIFTFDAAHQLIGHKGKCSNLHGHTYKLEVVLKGKPVAVEDHSDEGFVIDFSDIKTTVQQSLVDRIDHAFLAMGNEPVLETLTNTGSKVALLSFRTTVENMSSYIAFKLKQAGLPLYSVKLWETPTSWAEVLAEDIPEDGPSYRLYGGCDCE from the coding sequence ATGCTTAACGAGGTCTCAGTCTGCAAAATATTTACGTTCGATGCGGCGCATCAATTAATTGGTCACAAAGGGAAATGCAGCAATCTGCACGGACATACTTATAAACTCGAAGTAGTACTTAAGGGCAAACCTGTGGCTGTGGAAGACCATTCTGACGAAGGTTTTGTTATTGATTTCAGCGATATCAAAACGACAGTGCAACAAAGCCTTGTAGATCGAATAGATCACGCTTTTCTTGCTATGGGAAATGAACCTGTGTTAGAAACGTTAACGAATACGGGCTCCAAAGTAGCCTTGTTGTCTTTCCGCACCACAGTTGAGAATATGTCCTCATATATTGCCTTTAAGCTTAAGCAAGCAGGGCTGCCTTTGTACTCTGTAAAGCTATGGGAGACACCAACCTCCTGGGCAGAGGTGCTGGCTGAAGATATCCCTGAAGATGGGCCATCTTACCGGTTGTATGGGGGCTGTGACTGTGAGTAA
- a CDS encoding cysteine hydrolase family protein, giving the protein MGNSTALLIIDVQEAMFSYPDQKLYDEEDVMERIISLQNKARLAGTPIVYIQHTEDDEYTKGTPTWQISHRITPQEDEVIVEKPTWDAFHRTELQDELQKLGITNLVICGMQSEFCLDTTIRRAYSMGYKNVLVSDAHSTFDNGVLSSSEIVKHHNAVIGGRFAQLRAESEVQF; this is encoded by the coding sequence ATGGGAAATTCAACTGCACTATTAATTATCGATGTTCAAGAAGCTATGTTCTCCTATCCTGATCAAAAGCTGTACGATGAAGAGGATGTAATGGAGAGAATTATTTCCCTTCAGAACAAAGCTAGGCTGGCAGGTACTCCAATAGTTTATATTCAACACACCGAAGATGATGAATACACAAAAGGTACACCCACATGGCAGATCAGTCACCGCATCACACCGCAGGAAGACGAAGTTATTGTGGAGAAGCCTACGTGGGATGCTTTTCACCGAACCGAACTGCAAGATGAGCTACAGAAACTCGGGATCACGAATCTGGTGATTTGTGGGATGCAAAGTGAGTTCTGTCTAGATACGACCATAAGACGCGCTTACAGCATGGGATATAAAAATGTGCTGGTTTCAGATGCTCATAGCACCTTTGATAACGGGGTTCTAAGTAGTAGTGAGATCGTTAAGCATCATAATGCGGTAATCGGAGGGAGATTCGCCCAGTTACGAGCTGAAAGCGAGGTTCAGTTCTAG
- the queF gene encoding preQ(1) synthase gives MQEVTLLGNQGTQYKFGYDPAILEVFDNKHPGRDYFVKFNCPEFTSLCPVTGQPDFATLYISYIPEQNMVESKSLKLYLFSFRNHGDFHEDCVNIIMNDLISLMDPRYIEVWGKFTPRGGISIDPYCNYGRPGTKYEAMAEHRLINHDLYPEKVDNR, from the coding sequence ATGCAAGAAGTCACTTTGCTTGGTAATCAGGGAACACAGTACAAGTTTGGTTATGATCCAGCTATTCTTGAGGTGTTTGATAACAAGCATCCTGGGCGTGATTATTTTGTTAAATTCAACTGCCCTGAGTTCACTAGCTTATGTCCTGTAACAGGACAGCCGGATTTTGCCACACTGTATATTTCGTATATTCCTGAACAGAACATGGTGGAATCCAAATCTTTAAAGCTGTATCTGTTTAGTTTCCGTAACCACGGTGACTTTCATGAGGACTGTGTCAACATTATTATGAATGATCTGATCTCACTGATGGACCCACGTTACATTGAGGTATGGGGCAAGTTTACTCCGCGTGGAGGCATATCGATTGATCCTTATTGCAACTATGGAAGACCGGGTACGAAGTATGAGGCGATGGCGGAGCACCGCTTAATCAATCACGACCTCTATCCGGAAAAAGTGGACAATCGCTAA